From Salinirubellus salinus, the proteins below share one genomic window:
- a CDS encoding aldo/keto reductase — protein MEYTTLGETGMRVSRICLGCMSFGNSRYGWGLDEAESHEIIERAIDLGINFFDTANIYNYGDSERILGDTLAEYDRSWPVVATKVYMEMDESNPSSGGLSRRAIEQELSRSLDRLGMDTIDLYQIHRWDYDTAIEETLDALDDAVHRGDVHAIGASSMWAYQLLKALNASDRHGLKRFATMQNHYSLAYREEEREMLPLCREESLGVIPWSPLAKGFLARSHDELRATKRGRSDTILHRRPYDAGGGIEINERVGELAEDHGVSMAQIALAWQLHKDWVDAPIVGVTSVEHVEEAVEAVEVDLSRADMEYLEEPYEPLPVKGHR, from the coding sequence ATGGAGTACACGACGCTCGGCGAGACCGGGATGCGGGTGAGCCGCATCTGTCTCGGCTGCATGAGCTTCGGCAACAGCCGCTACGGCTGGGGGCTGGACGAGGCCGAGAGCCACGAGATAATCGAGCGGGCCATCGACCTCGGGATCAACTTCTTCGACACCGCGAACATCTACAACTACGGCGACTCCGAACGCATCCTCGGCGACACGCTCGCGGAGTACGACCGCTCGTGGCCGGTCGTCGCGACCAAGGTGTACATGGAGATGGACGAGTCGAACCCGAGCAGCGGCGGCCTCTCGCGCCGCGCCATCGAGCAGGAGCTCTCGCGGAGCCTCGACCGCCTCGGCATGGACACCATCGACCTCTACCAGATCCACCGCTGGGACTACGACACCGCAATCGAGGAGACGCTCGACGCGCTCGACGACGCGGTCCACCGCGGCGACGTCCACGCCATCGGCGCGAGTTCGATGTGGGCCTACCAACTGCTGAAGGCGCTCAACGCCAGCGACCGCCACGGGCTCAAGCGCTTCGCCACGATGCAGAACCACTACTCGCTGGCCTACCGTGAGGAGGAACGCGAGATGCTCCCCCTGTGTCGGGAGGAGAGCCTCGGCGTCATCCCGTGGTCGCCGCTCGCGAAGGGCTTCCTCGCCCGGTCGCACGACGAACTCCGCGCCACCAAGCGCGGGCGCTCTGATACCATCCTCCACCGCCGACCCTACGACGCCGGCGGCGGTATCGAGATCAACGAACGCGTGGGCGAGCTCGCCGAGGACCACGGCGTCTCGATGGCGCAGATCGCCCTCGCGTGGCAGCTCCACAAGGACTGGGTCGACGCCCCCATCGTCGGCGTCACGAGCGTCGAGCACGTCGAGGAGGCCGTCGAGGCGGTCGAGGTCGACCTCTCGCGAGCCGATATGGAGTACCTCGAGGAGCCGTACGAGCCGCTGCCGGTCAAGGGCCACCGGTAG
- a CDS encoding universal stress protein yields the protein MTLLAPYDGSPLARAAVRRAAEFGTFREEGVVVLTVVPEDAAFAEDRGWVDEEAAYDPETVEERLEAEVADLAPDATFRAERPDPSESLSSSTPDDILRTIREVARELEASVLFVGSDNADRLAVPTESIGSHLTDDPEYDVYIARTAE from the coding sequence ATGACGCTACTGGCACCGTACGACGGGTCGCCGCTCGCGCGGGCGGCGGTCCGCCGGGCGGCCGAGTTCGGCACGTTCCGCGAGGAAGGGGTGGTCGTCCTCACCGTCGTCCCCGAGGATGCCGCGTTCGCCGAGGACCGCGGCTGGGTCGACGAGGAAGCAGCGTACGACCCCGAGACGGTCGAGGAGCGACTCGAGGCGGAGGTAGCCGACCTCGCTCCGGACGCGACGTTCCGGGCCGAGCGGCCCGACCCGTCCGAGTCGCTCTCCTCGTCGACGCCCGACGACATCCTGCGGACCATCCGCGAGGTGGCCCGAGAACTCGAGGCGTCGGTGCTGTTCGTCGGGAGCGACAACGCCGACCGGCTGGCGGTCCCCACCGAGTCCATCGGCAGCCACCTCACCGACGACCCGGAGTACGACGTCTACATCGCCCGGACCGCCGAGTGA
- a CDS encoding glycosyltransferase family 2 protein encodes MSGIRTIHEEEVAPGDQPKQRPAVGIVADSQNGNLVAGAILRTLDQGYGLIIAATAPDVEGAEFARLLDVPVLTVEPSARPKTDIWGELGTAAREAGYPGLLRYDDLSLSIDLEESEAAVSESGAYVVDPVFHPRSTGTPDVLVAIPAYNEGATIADVVTEAREHADEIVVVDDGSDDGTVETARAAGATVIEHDRNRGYGGALKTAFAEAERAGAEHLVVLDGDGQHDPGDIPQFVDQQESTEADIVIGSRFGPGSETQLPRYRRVGLRLVNVLTNLSLGVVRKGSRIKDTQSGFRVYNRRSIVSLAEDDSIGNEMGASTDILYHAHRHGYRIEEVGTTINYDVADANTQNPVSHGLHIVSNILRTVEREHPVMLLGIPGVLSTLVGLGFGYATFSNYLNSGSFPLGLAVVSVFFALAGILAAFTGIILHSLETHAQ; translated from the coding sequence ATGAGTGGAATTCGCACGATACATGAGGAGGAGGTCGCACCAGGAGACCAGCCGAAACAGCGACCGGCAGTCGGTATCGTCGCCGACAGTCAGAACGGGAACCTCGTCGCGGGGGCGATACTCCGGACACTCGACCAGGGGTACGGGCTTATCATCGCGGCCACGGCCCCGGACGTCGAAGGGGCCGAATTCGCGCGACTCCTCGACGTTCCCGTCCTCACGGTGGAGCCGTCCGCTCGACCGAAGACGGATATCTGGGGCGAACTCGGCACCGCCGCCAGGGAAGCGGGGTATCCCGGCCTGCTACGGTACGACGACCTCTCCCTGAGCATCGACCTCGAGGAGAGTGAGGCCGCGGTGAGCGAGAGCGGAGCGTACGTCGTCGACCCCGTGTTCCACCCCCGGAGTACGGGCACCCCGGACGTGCTGGTTGCCATCCCAGCGTACAACGAGGGGGCGACCATCGCCGACGTCGTCACCGAGGCGCGCGAGCACGCGGACGAGATCGTCGTCGTCGACGACGGGAGTGACGATGGAACCGTAGAGACCGCTCGGGCAGCGGGTGCGACGGTCATCGAACACGACCGGAACCGGGGGTACGGTGGCGCACTGAAGACGGCGTTCGCCGAGGCCGAGCGGGCTGGAGCCGAGCATCTCGTTGTCTTGGACGGTGACGGCCAACACGACCCGGGGGACATCCCCCAGTTCGTGGACCAACAGGAGTCGACCGAGGCCGACATCGTCATCGGAAGCCGGTTCGGGCCGGGGTCGGAGACCCAACTGCCACGCTACCGTCGGGTCGGTCTCCGACTAGTGAACGTCCTCACGAACCTGAGTCTCGGCGTGGTACGGAAGGGGTCGCGCATCAAGGACACACAGAGCGGGTTCCGCGTCTACAATCGACGGTCGATCGTCTCCCTGGCCGAGGACGACAGTATCGGGAACGAGATGGGTGCCAGCACCGACATCCTCTACCACGCCCACCGGCACGGGTACCGGATCGAGGAGGTGGGGACGACCATCAACTACGACGTGGCGGACGCGAACACGCAGAATCCGGTCTCCCACGGACTCCACATCGTCTCGAACATCCTCCGGACGGTCGAGCGCGAACACCCGGTGATGCTGCTGGGTATCCCGGGAGTCCTCAGCACACTCGTCGGACTGGGCTTCGGCTACGCCACGTTCTCGAACTACCTCAACTCGGGGTCGTTCCCGCTCGGACTGGCCGTCGTCTCGGTGTTCTTCGCGCTCGCAGGCATCCTCGCGGCGTTCACCGGCATCATCCTCCACTCGCTCGAGACCCACGCGCAGTAG
- the glmS gene encoding glutamine--fructose-6-phosphate transaminase (isomerizing), translating to MCGIIGCVGMGAETLDTLVHGLSKLEYRGYDSAGVALASPADPTVEIVKKAGELDNLRTALADGGTPAGTVGIGHTRWSTHGPPTDGNAHPHTDAEGRVAVVHNGIIENYQALRDELTDEGVEFRSDTDTEVVPHLVSRNLEAGMDAESAFRDAVSRLDGSYALACVVAGVEAVFVAREDSPLVLGVGEDRTFLGSDVPAFREFTDQVVYLEDGEFARIDGDGFVVSTADGTVVEKQVHTVEWDPEETGKSGYDHFMLKEIHEQPRSLRQCLQGRVDELAGQVTLEELPSLSPTRVHLVAAGTSYHAALYGAHLLQERGIPAQPFYAHEYASFTPPGDDALVVGVSQSGETADTLAAMREAHRRGADTLAVTNTVGSTLARESDHVLYIRSGPEIGVAATKTFASQLTALNLLTLSIAAGREARDVIASLRDLPGDVQAVLDDSKAEQVASAFADSDSYFFIGRGLHFPVALEGALKLKEISYEHAEGFAAGELKHGPLALVTENTPVFALVTGDGEAARKTIGNVKEVEARGAPVVAITDGLSDVGRYADYVLPIPESHPRVAPILANVQLQLVAYHVANQLGRPIDKPRNLAKSVTVE from the coding sequence ATGTGTGGGATCATCGGCTGCGTCGGGATGGGCGCCGAGACGCTCGACACGCTCGTCCACGGCCTCTCGAAACTGGAGTACCGTGGCTACGACTCGGCAGGCGTCGCACTCGCCAGCCCAGCCGACCCCACCGTCGAGATCGTGAAGAAGGCGGGTGAACTCGACAACCTCCGGACGGCGCTCGCCGACGGCGGCACCCCGGCCGGCACGGTCGGCATCGGCCATACCCGGTGGTCGACGCACGGCCCGCCGACCGACGGCAACGCCCACCCCCACACCGACGCCGAGGGGCGCGTCGCCGTCGTCCACAACGGCATCATCGAGAACTACCAGGCCCTGCGCGACGAGCTCACCGACGAGGGCGTCGAGTTCCGGAGCGACACCGACACGGAGGTCGTCCCGCACCTCGTCTCGCGGAATCTCGAGGCGGGGATGGACGCCGAGAGCGCGTTCCGCGACGCCGTCTCACGACTTGACGGGAGCTACGCGCTCGCGTGCGTCGTCGCCGGCGTCGAAGCCGTCTTCGTCGCCCGCGAGGACTCCCCGCTCGTCCTCGGCGTCGGGGAAGACCGGACCTTCCTCGGGAGCGACGTCCCCGCGTTCCGCGAGTTCACCGACCAGGTGGTCTACCTCGAGGACGGCGAGTTCGCCCGCATCGACGGCGACGGGTTCGTCGTCAGCACGGCCGACGGCACGGTCGTCGAGAAGCAGGTCCACACCGTCGAGTGGGACCCCGAGGAGACCGGCAAATCCGGGTACGACCACTTCATGCTCAAGGAGATCCACGAGCAGCCCCGCTCGCTCCGCCAGTGTCTGCAGGGCCGGGTCGACGAACTCGCCGGGCAGGTCACGCTGGAGGAGTTGCCGTCGCTCTCGCCCACCCGCGTCCACCTCGTCGCGGCGGGCACGTCGTACCACGCGGCGCTGTACGGCGCACACCTGTTGCAGGAGCGTGGCATCCCCGCCCAGCCGTTCTACGCCCACGAGTACGCGAGCTTCACGCCGCCGGGCGACGACGCGCTCGTCGTCGGGGTGTCACAGTCGGGCGAGACGGCCGACACGCTCGCGGCGATGCGCGAGGCCCACCGCCGGGGGGCCGACACGCTCGCGGTGACCAACACCGTCGGCTCGACGCTGGCGCGCGAGTCCGACCACGTGCTGTACATCCGCTCGGGTCCGGAGATCGGCGTCGCGGCGACGAAGACGTTCGCCTCGCAGTTGACCGCGCTCAACCTGCTGACCCTCTCCATCGCGGCGGGCCGCGAGGCGCGTGACGTCATCGCGTCGCTGCGTGACCTGCCCGGCGACGTGCAGGCGGTGCTCGACGACTCGAAGGCCGAGCAAGTGGCGTCGGCGTTCGCCGACAGCGACTCGTACTTCTTCATCGGCCGGGGGCTGCACTTCCCGGTCGCGCTGGAGGGGGCGCTGAAACTGAAGGAGATCAGCTACGAGCACGCCGAGGGGTTCGCCGCGGGCGAGCTGAAACACGGGCCGCTGGCGCTCGTCACGGAGAACACGCCCGTCTTCGCCCTCGTCACGGGCGACGGCGAGGCGGCTCGCAAGACCATCGGGAACGTCAAGGAGGTCGAAGCGCGCGGCGCGCCCGTCGTGGCCATCACCGACGGGCTGAGCGACGTCGGACGCTACGCCGACTACGTGCTGCCCATCCCCGAGAGCCACCCGCGCGTGGCGCCCATCCTCGCGAACGTCCAGCTCCAGCTCGTGGCGTACCACGTCGCGAACCAGCTGGGCCGGCCCATCGACAAGCCGCGGAACCTCGCGAAGAGCGTAACGGTGGAGTAG